A stretch of the Sphingomonas sp. CL5.1 genome encodes the following:
- a CDS encoding copper chaperone PCu(A)C, with amino-acid sequence MFATFVLAAAALGGCAQEKQLSVSNVWVRLAAVPGRPAAAYFTIHGGPANATLINVSADVAVRTEMHEMKTGGPNGAMTMDAVQQVSVPALKTVAFAPGGKHVMLFDMDPSVKPGGQIAITLTFSDGLRIQQQADVVGAGDPAPKG; translated from the coding sequence CTTTCGTCCTCGCCGCCGCCGCGCTCGGTGGGTGCGCGCAGGAAAAGCAACTGTCGGTGAGCAACGTCTGGGTACGGCTGGCGGCGGTGCCGGGGCGGCCGGCGGCGGCCTATTTCACGATCCATGGCGGCCCGGCCAATGCGACGCTCATCAATGTTTCCGCCGACGTCGCGGTGCGCACCGAGATGCATGAGATGAAAACGGGCGGCCCGAACGGCGCGATGACGATGGACGCGGTGCAGCAGGTCAGCGTCCCGGCGCTCAAGACGGTGGCGTTCGCGCCGGGGGGCAAGCATGTGATGCTGTTCGACATGGACCCCAGCGTGAAGCCCGGCGGGCAGATCGCCATCACCCTGACCTTCTCGGACGGCCTGCGCATCCAGCAGCAGGCCGATGTCGTCGGCGCGGGCGATCCCGCGCCCAAGGGATGA
- a CDS encoding class I SAM-dependent methyltransferase: MMHGIIWTAAFAVTCQVTPALARVEQAPDLAAAVAKPGRTAESIALDESRKPAETLAFLGLRRGMQAADIMTGSGYWAEIMANAVGPKGRVAAFEPSQFYSTPEEEKKWQALVARRPDIRFVRYPFEAFSAAPNQFDFTIINLSYHDLYWQSDKYHIPRTDPAAFVKALYAATRPGGIVGIVDHAGPSGDTRAVVDKLHRIDPATVKADFTSAGFMLEAESPLLANPADDHTKNVFDPAIRGKTDRFIFRFRKPR; the protein is encoded by the coding sequence ATGATGCACGGGATCATCTGGACGGCTGCATTCGCCGTCACCTGTCAGGTCACGCCGGCGTTGGCGCGTGTGGAGCAGGCCCCGGATCTTGCGGCGGCGGTTGCGAAACCCGGCCGCACGGCGGAGTCCATCGCACTCGACGAGAGCCGCAAGCCGGCCGAGACGCTCGCCTTCCTCGGCCTCAGGCGCGGGATGCAGGCCGCCGACATCATGACCGGCTCCGGCTATTGGGCGGAGATCATGGCCAATGCCGTCGGGCCAAAAGGCAGAGTTGCCGCGTTCGAGCCGAGCCAATTCTATTCCACGCCCGAGGAGGAAAAGAAGTGGCAGGCGCTGGTCGCGCGCCGGCCGGACATCCGCTTCGTGCGCTATCCGTTCGAGGCGTTCAGCGCCGCGCCCAACCAGTTCGATTTCACGATCATCAACCTGAGCTACCACGACCTCTACTGGCAGTCGGACAAATACCACATCCCTCGCACCGATCCGGCCGCGTTCGTGAAGGCGCTCTACGCCGCCACCAGGCCGGGCGGGATCGTCGGCATCGTCGATCATGCCGGCCCATCGGGCGACACGCGCGCGGTGGTCGACAAGCTCCATCGCATCGATCCGGCGACGGTGAAGGCCGATTTCACCTCCGCGGGCTTCATGCTGGAGGCGGAAAGCCCATTGCTCGCCAATCCGGCGGACGATCACACGAAGAACGTGTTCGACCCCGCCATTCGCGGCAAGACCGACCGCTTCATCTTCCGCTTCCGCAAGCCGCGCTAG
- a CDS encoding NAD-dependent succinate-semialdehyde dehydrogenase encodes MSQNDRPARALYIAGEWRTGGGRAEQEVLNPATGAAIGTVPHASAADLEEALAAAQRGFRAWRETPGEQRGAVLARTAALIRERVDQLAAIATEEQGKPLAEARGETLGAAAILDFHAGEAVRIYGRVLPRPTGTRSLVLKQPVGPVAAFCAWNFPLLNVVRKLSPAIASGCPVILKPSEETPASATAILQCFQDAGLPGDVAQIVFGVPDEVSRTLLASPVTRKLSFTGSVPVGKHLMRLAADSVMKMTMELGGHAPVLVFDDCDLEKTLDMMVAHKFRNAGQVCVSPTRFYVQDGIYDRFAAGFAERTRNLVVGDGSAAGTRMGPLANPRRPSALDEMIANAREVGARVLAGGERGDGDGFFYRPTVLADVPLEAKVMNEEPFGPLALMRRFGTLEEAIEQANRLPYGLASYCFTENGRRQAVLGDAIESGMVCINNVRASWPDAPFGGVKDSGFGSEDGPEGIEAHMITKTVHIS; translated from the coding sequence ATGAGCCAGAACGATCGCCCCGCACGCGCCCTCTATATCGCCGGCGAATGGCGCACCGGCGGCGGTCGGGCGGAGCAGGAGGTGCTGAACCCGGCGACGGGCGCGGCGATCGGCACCGTTCCCCACGCCTCGGCGGCCGATCTGGAGGAGGCGCTGGCGGCGGCCCAACGCGGTTTCCGCGCATGGCGCGAAACGCCGGGCGAGCAGCGCGGCGCCGTTCTCGCGCGCACCGCCGCGCTGATTCGCGAGCGTGTCGACCAACTCGCCGCGATCGCGACCGAGGAACAGGGCAAGCCGCTGGCGGAAGCGCGCGGCGAGACGCTCGGCGCGGCGGCGATCCTCGATTTCCATGCCGGGGAGGCGGTGCGCATCTATGGCCGCGTGTTGCCGCGCCCGACCGGCACGCGCAGCCTCGTGCTGAAGCAGCCGGTCGGCCCTGTCGCTGCCTTCTGCGCGTGGAATTTCCCGCTGCTCAACGTGGTGCGCAAGCTCTCGCCCGCGATCGCCTCCGGCTGCCCGGTGATCCTGAAGCCGAGTGAGGAGACGCCGGCCAGCGCCACCGCGATCCTGCAATGCTTCCAGGACGCGGGCTTGCCGGGCGATGTGGCGCAGATCGTGTTCGGCGTGCCGGATGAGGTGTCGCGCACGCTGCTCGCCTCGCCGGTGACGCGCAAGCTGAGCTTCACCGGATCGGTGCCGGTCGGCAAGCATCTGATGCGGCTCGCGGCCGATAGCGTGATGAAGATGACGATGGAGCTTGGCGGTCACGCGCCCGTGCTGGTGTTCGACGATTGCGATCTGGAGAAGACGCTGGACATGATGGTCGCGCACAAGTTCCGCAATGCGGGGCAAGTGTGCGTCTCGCCGACGCGCTTCTACGTGCAGGACGGCATCTACGATCGCTTCGCCGCCGGCTTTGCGGAGCGGACGCGCAATCTGGTGGTGGGCGACGGCAGCGCGGCCGGGACGAGGATGGGGCCGCTCGCCAACCCGCGCCGCCCGTCCGCGCTCGACGAGATGATCGCCAATGCGCGCGAGGTCGGCGCCAGGGTGCTGGCCGGCGGCGAGCGCGGGGACGGCGACGGCTTCTTCTATCGCCCGACCGTGCTGGCCGACGTGCCGCTGGAGGCGAAGGTGATGAACGAGGAACCGTTTGGTCCGCTTGCGCTGATGCGCCGCTTCGGTACGTTGGAGGAGGCGATCGAGCAGGCTAACCGACTCCCCTATGGCCTTGCTTCCTATTGCTTCACGGAGAACGGACGGCGGCAGGCGGTGCTCGGCGATGCGATCGAA
- the purB gene encoding adenylosuccinate lyase, which yields MIPRYSRPAMTDIWSAETRYRIWFEIEAHATDALADLGVVPKEAAAALWRWWDTKPSIDVPAIDAIEAVTKHDVIAFLTWVAEHVGDEARFMHQGMTSSDVLDTCLAVQLTRAADILLADLDALLAVLKRRAYEHKLTPTIGRSHGIHAEPVTFGLKLAEAYAEFSRNRERLAFARRDIATCAISGAVGTFANIEPAVEAHVAAKLGLSVEPVSTQVIPRDRHAMFFATLGVIASSIERLAVEIRHLQRTEVLEAEEYFSPGQKGSSAMPHKRNPVLTENLTGLARMVRGYVTPALENVALWHERDISHSSVERYIGPDATITLDFALARLTGVIDKLLVYPERMQKNLDRMGGLVHSQRVLLALTQAGVSREDAYRLVQRNAMKVWESDGTLSLEELLKADSEVIAALSPAEIEDRFDLGYHLKHVDTIFARVFGDA from the coding sequence ATGATCCCGCGTTATTCCCGCCCGGCGATGACCGACATCTGGTCCGCCGAGACGCGCTACCGCATCTGGTTCGAGATCGAGGCGCACGCCACCGATGCGCTCGCCGATCTGGGCGTGGTGCCGAAGGAGGCAGCGGCGGCGCTGTGGCGCTGGTGGGATACGAAGCCGTCGATCGACGTGCCCGCGATCGACGCGATCGAGGCGGTGACCAAGCATGACGTGATCGCCTTCCTCACCTGGGTCGCCGAGCATGTCGGCGACGAGGCGCGCTTCATGCACCAGGGCATGACCAGTTCGGACGTGCTGGACACCTGCCTCGCGGTGCAATTGACGCGCGCGGCGGATATCCTGCTCGCCGATCTCGACGCGTTGCTCGCCGTGCTCAAGCGCCGCGCCTATGAGCATAAGCTCACCCCGACGATCGGGCGCAGCCACGGCATCCACGCCGAGCCGGTGACGTTCGGCCTGAAGCTCGCCGAGGCTTATGCCGAGTTCAGCCGCAATCGCGAGCGCCTCGCCTTCGCGCGCCGCGACATCGCGACCTGCGCGATTTCCGGCGCGGTCGGCACTTTCGCCAATATCGAGCCGGCGGTGGAGGCACATGTCGCGGCAAAGCTCGGCCTGTCGGTCGAGCCGGTCTCGACGCAGGTGATCCCGCGCGATCGCCACGCGATGTTCTTCGCGACGCTCGGCGTGATAGCCTCGTCGATCGAGCGGCTCGCGGTGGAGATCCGCCACCTCCAGCGCACCGAGGTGCTGGAGGCGGAGGAATATTTCTCCCCCGGCCAGAAAGGCTCGTCGGCGATGCCGCACAAGCGCAACCCGGTGCTGACCGAGAATCTCACTGGCCTCGCCCGCATGGTGCGCGGCTATGTCACCCCGGCGCTGGAGAATGTCGCATTATGGCATGAGCGCGACATCAGCCATTCGTCGGTCGAACGCTATATCGGCCCGGACGCGACGATCACGCTCGATTTCGCGCTCGCGCGGCTGACCGGCGTGATCGACAAGCTGCTCGTCTATCCGGAGCGGATGCAGAAGAATCTCGACCGGATGGGCGGCCTCGTCCATTCGCAGCGCGTACTGCTGGCGCTGACGCAGGCCGGGGTCAGCCGCGAGGACGCTTATCGTCTTGTGCAGCGCAACGCGATGAAGGTGTGGGAGTCGGACGGTACGCTTTCGCTGGAAGAGCTACTCAAGGCCGACTCGGAAGTTATCGCCGCGCTGTCTCCGGCAGAAATCGAGGATCGTTTCGACCTCGGCTATCATCTGAAGCACGTCGACACGATCTTCGCGCGGGTGTTCGGCGACGCCTGA
- a CDS encoding vgr related protein has protein sequence MSSARAIPRPRDERRRVSERCLTPGEIALAGAMFGETIDYGAVRIARRRWAFFQPANVVMAPRGTIHFHPRGASYRDDFACAPLDLQGLFIHEMCHVWQHQRGVFLPIARHPFCRYHYSFVPGWPLKRYGIEQQAEIVRHAFLLRAGRTVPGAPALESYETLLSAFRI, from the coding sequence ATGTCGTCGGCGCGGGCGATCCCGCGCCCAAGGGATGAGCGGCGACGGGTGAGCGAGCGCTGCCTGACGCCGGGCGAGATCGCGCTGGCTGGCGCGATGTTTGGCGAGACGATCGACTATGGCGCGGTGCGCATCGCGCGACGGCGCTGGGCCTTCTTCCAGCCCGCTAACGTCGTGATGGCACCGCGCGGCACGATCCATTTCCATCCGCGCGGGGCGAGCTATCGCGACGATTTCGCCTGCGCGCCGCTCGACCTGCAAGGCCTGTTCATCCATGAGATGTGCCATGTCTGGCAGCATCAGCGCGGCGTGTTCCTGCCGATCGCGCGCCATCCGTTCTGCCGCTATCATTACAGCTTCGTCCCCGGCTGGCCGCTCAAGCGCTACGGCATCGAGCAGCAGGCGGAGATCGTTCGCCACGCCTTCCTGCTCCGCGCCGGCCGCACCGTGCCCGGCGCTCCGGCGCTGGAGAGCTACGAGACGCTGCTGAGCGCTTTCCGCATCTAG